The following proteins come from a genomic window of Coffea arabica cultivar ET-39 chromosome 11c, Coffea Arabica ET-39 HiFi, whole genome shotgun sequence:
- the LOC113717271 gene encoding autophagy-related protein 9-like isoform X1 translates to MMFRGQKGPNALNIFKWKWQNESSLEAGLLNDVPPEIELSDYHRAPSPGSESPSGLLNGDSSSVEPIADLDLFFERVYNYYCEKGLWCIIIKWIFELLSLAFTICFSGFFLLYVDWNGLRNAKCGMDAVESGIKPCDLAKEALHQHPLTPFTLAKAIIVGYLGIFSIYWIFCFLKFFAQLKDTLKIRHFYYNSLNVTDNEIKTLPWALILEKVVQIQRSQQLCVVKDLSIHDVVMRLMRKENYLIGMLNKGVLALPISPWVPGAGPTVKFGPNGVRYRLILTKTLEWTLNWCVLQSMFDRNFRIRREFISDPKTLKKRLMIVGFVMLLLSPFLVIFMLVYLFLRHAEQFYNHPSTASSRRWSNLSKWIFREFNEVDHFFRHRINTSILHASGYLKQFPSPMISIVAKFISLVSGGFAAILIIVAFLEESLLEGHIFGRNLFWYAAVFGTITAISRAMVTDELLVLDPQGMMSLVVQHTHYMPKRWRGKENTEAVRMEFETLFQYTGMMLLEEMASIFLTPYLLLFVVPKRVDDVLQFIVDFTVDVEGVGHVCSFSVFDFQSHGNSRYGSPFNAPRLQRSSQGKMEKSFLSFRTSYPSWEPNTPGKLFLFALERFREQQLQAQALRPAYVTSRFQQFSPNYRVLSDRNSYLSREIPVNYLGTGYQLNSMLPMDGEQRDYPYILDWFYTSQPQQSNDLREVSSSSSGIAEECNNDLWTSPRLTQNEVTYDENWRHLLEDRARSHLEASTSAPLFKESVLQHHELNNVAHPTTSHWWARSRPQGADPQTSFMEPPNFNRETSHYHDNLSDRSLEEQEHLDWRNSSRLSRTFLMDDDGGNFNLPFDDIYTRHSQSSRENLDPADIV, encoded by the exons ATGATGTTCAGGGGGCAAAAAGGTCCCAATGctcttaatatattcaaatgGAAATGGCAAAATGAATCATCCTTAGAAGCAGGATTGCTTAATGATGTACCACCCGAAATTGAATTGTCTGACTACCACAGAGCACCAAGTCCTGGGAGTGAAAGCCCTTCGGGGCTTCTTAATGGTGATAGCTCAAGTGTTGAACCAATTGCTGACTTGGACCTGTTCTTTGAGAGGGTTTATAATTACTATTGTGAAAAAGGGCTTTGGTGTATTATAATAAAGTGGATATTTGAGCTTCTGAGTCTTGCTTTCACCATATgcttttctggattttttttaCTGTATGTTGATTGGAATGGCCTTCGAAATGCAAAATGTGGGATGGATGCAGTGGAATCTGGAATTAAGCCATGCGATCTGGCCAAGGAAGCCCTTCATCAGCATCCCTTGACGCCTTTTACGTTGGCAAAAGCTATAATTGTTGGTTATTTGGGAATATTCTCTATCTACTggatcttttgtttcttgaaatTCTTTGCACAGTTGAAGGACACCCTGAAAATCCGTCATTTCTACTACAACAG TTTGAATGTGACGGATAATGAAATAAAAACCTTGCCATGGGCATTGATTCTTGAAAAGGTTGTTCAGATCCAAAGGTCACAACAGTTATGTGTAGTTAAGGACCTTTCTATACATGATGTTGTAATGCGACTGATGCGGAAGGAGAACTACTTGATTGGCATGCTTAACAAGGGTGTGCTTGCTCTTCCTATTTCTCCTTGGGTGCCTGGAGCTGGTCCAACTGTGAAATTTGGTCCAAATGGTGTGCGATATCGGTTGATTCTAACAAAAACCCTTGAGTGGACCTTAAATTGGTGTGTGCTGCAAAGCATGTTTGATCG AAACTTCCGCATCCGAAGGGAATTTATTTCTGACCctaaaacattaaagaaaaggCTTATGATAGTTGGTTTTGTAATGCTTCTCCTTTCTCCATTTCTTGTAATATTCATGCTGGTCTACCTCTTCCTGAGGCATGCTGAACAGTTCTATAATCATCCAAGTACAGCATCATCCCGAAGATGGTCAAATCTCTCAAAGTGGATATTTAGGGAATTCAATGAG GTTGATCATTTCTTCAGGCACCGGATAAATACCAGTATTCTTCACGCTTCTGGATATCTAAAGCAATTTCCATCACCTATGATATCAATTGTTGCAAAGTTTATCTCACTTGTTTCTGGTGGATTTGCTGCTATTCTCATCATCGTTGCGTTTCTCGAAGAATCTCTGCTGGAAGGCCAT ATATTTGGTCGCAACTTGTTCTGGTATGCTGCAGTTTTTGGTACTATAACAGCTATTAGCCGTGCTATGGTGACAGATGAACTTCTTGTCCTCGACCCTCAGGGGATGATGTCACTTGTTGTCCAACATACACATTATATGCCTAAGCGATGGCGGGGAAAAGAGAATACTGAGGCTGTGAGGATGGAGTTTGAAACCCTATTTCAG TACACAGGAATGATGCTGCTAGAGGAGATGGCTTCGATCTTTCTCACACCATACTTACTTCTATTTGTTGTCCCAaag CGGGTCGATGATGTTTTGCAGTTCATTGTAGATTTCACCGTGGATGTAGAAGGTGTTGGTCATGTTTGCAG CTTTAGTGTCTTTGATTTTCAAAGTCATGGCAACTCTAGATATGGTTCACCCTTTAATGCACCTCGCCTCCAGAGGAGTTCCcagggaaaaatggaaaaatcattCTTGAG CTTTCGCACTAGCTACCCTTCTTGGGAACCAAATACTCCGGGCAAGCTCTTCCTTTTTGCTCTTGAGAGATTCAGAGAGCAACAATTGCAAGCGCAGGCACTGAGACCAGCATATGTCACTTCTAGATTTCAGCAATTCAGCCCAAACTACCGAGTTTTAAGCGATAGAAATAGCTACTTGTCAAGAGAAATACCTGTCAACTATTTAGGAACTGGTTATCAGTTAAATTCAATGTTGCCAATGGATGGTGAGCAAAGGGACTACCCATATATACTGGACTGGTTTTACACCTCACAGCCCCAGCAGTCCAATGATTTAAGAGAGGTTTCATCAAGTTCTTCAGGCATTGCTGAGGAATGCAATAACGACTTATGGACTTCGCCTCGCCTGACACAAAACGAAGTAACATACGATGAAAATTGGAGACACCTTCTTGAGGATAGAGCACGCAGTCACCTTGAAGCTTCAACATCAGCTCCTCTCTTTAAGGAAAGTGTGCTGCAACATCACGAGTTGAACAATGTTGCACACCCTACCACTAGCCACTGGTGGGCGCGAAGTCGGCCACAAGGTGCAGATCCGCAGACTAGTTTTATGGAGCCCCCAAATTTCAACCGTGAAACAAGTCATTACCACGATAATCTCTCCGATAGAAGTTTAGAGGAACAGGAACACTTGGACTGGAGAAACTCAAGTAGGTTGTCTCGAACTTTCTTAATGGATGACGATGGAGGGAATTTCAATCTTCCATTTGATGATATTTATACAAGGCATTCTCAAAGCTCCCGAGAGAATTTGGATCCTGCAGATATTGTCTGA
- the LOC113717271 gene encoding autophagy-related protein 9-like isoform X2, whose product MMFRGQKGPNALNIFKWKWQNESSLEAGLLNDVPPEIELSDYHRAPSPGSESPSGLLNGDSSSVEPIADLDLFFERVYNYYCEKGLWCIIIKWIFELLSLAFTICFSGFFLLYVDWNGLRNAKCGMDAVESGIKPCDLAKEALHQHPLTPFTLAKAIIVGYLGIFSIYWIFCFLKFFAQLKDTLKIRHFYYNSLNVTDNEIKTLPWALILEKVVQIQRSQQLCVVKDLSIHDVVMRLMRKENYLIGMLNKGVLALPISPWVPGAGPTVKFGPNGVRYRLILTKTLEWTLNWCVLQSMFDRNFRIRREFISDPKTLKKRLMIVGFVMLLLSPFLVIFMLVYLFLRHAEQFYNHPSTASSRRWSNLSKWIFREFNEVDHFFRHRINTSILHASGYLKQFPSPMISIVAKFISLVSGGFAAILIIVAFLEESLLEGHIFGRNLFWYAAVFGTITAISRAMVTDELLVLDPQGMMSLVVQHTHYMPKRWRGKENTEAVRMEFETLFQYTGMMLLEEMASIFLTPYLLLFVVPKRVDDVLQFIVDFTVDVEGVGHVCSFRTSYPSWEPNTPGKLFLFALERFREQQLQAQALRPAYVTSRFQQFSPNYRVLSDRNSYLSREIPVNYLGTGYQLNSMLPMDGEQRDYPYILDWFYTSQPQQSNDLREVSSSSSGIAEECNNDLWTSPRLTQNEVTYDENWRHLLEDRARSHLEASTSAPLFKESVLQHHELNNVAHPTTSHWWARSRPQGADPQTSFMEPPNFNRETSHYHDNLSDRSLEEQEHLDWRNSSRLSRTFLMDDDGGNFNLPFDDIYTRHSQSSRENLDPADIV is encoded by the exons ATGATGTTCAGGGGGCAAAAAGGTCCCAATGctcttaatatattcaaatgGAAATGGCAAAATGAATCATCCTTAGAAGCAGGATTGCTTAATGATGTACCACCCGAAATTGAATTGTCTGACTACCACAGAGCACCAAGTCCTGGGAGTGAAAGCCCTTCGGGGCTTCTTAATGGTGATAGCTCAAGTGTTGAACCAATTGCTGACTTGGACCTGTTCTTTGAGAGGGTTTATAATTACTATTGTGAAAAAGGGCTTTGGTGTATTATAATAAAGTGGATATTTGAGCTTCTGAGTCTTGCTTTCACCATATgcttttctggattttttttaCTGTATGTTGATTGGAATGGCCTTCGAAATGCAAAATGTGGGATGGATGCAGTGGAATCTGGAATTAAGCCATGCGATCTGGCCAAGGAAGCCCTTCATCAGCATCCCTTGACGCCTTTTACGTTGGCAAAAGCTATAATTGTTGGTTATTTGGGAATATTCTCTATCTACTggatcttttgtttcttgaaatTCTTTGCACAGTTGAAGGACACCCTGAAAATCCGTCATTTCTACTACAACAG TTTGAATGTGACGGATAATGAAATAAAAACCTTGCCATGGGCATTGATTCTTGAAAAGGTTGTTCAGATCCAAAGGTCACAACAGTTATGTGTAGTTAAGGACCTTTCTATACATGATGTTGTAATGCGACTGATGCGGAAGGAGAACTACTTGATTGGCATGCTTAACAAGGGTGTGCTTGCTCTTCCTATTTCTCCTTGGGTGCCTGGAGCTGGTCCAACTGTGAAATTTGGTCCAAATGGTGTGCGATATCGGTTGATTCTAACAAAAACCCTTGAGTGGACCTTAAATTGGTGTGTGCTGCAAAGCATGTTTGATCG AAACTTCCGCATCCGAAGGGAATTTATTTCTGACCctaaaacattaaagaaaaggCTTATGATAGTTGGTTTTGTAATGCTTCTCCTTTCTCCATTTCTTGTAATATTCATGCTGGTCTACCTCTTCCTGAGGCATGCTGAACAGTTCTATAATCATCCAAGTACAGCATCATCCCGAAGATGGTCAAATCTCTCAAAGTGGATATTTAGGGAATTCAATGAG GTTGATCATTTCTTCAGGCACCGGATAAATACCAGTATTCTTCACGCTTCTGGATATCTAAAGCAATTTCCATCACCTATGATATCAATTGTTGCAAAGTTTATCTCACTTGTTTCTGGTGGATTTGCTGCTATTCTCATCATCGTTGCGTTTCTCGAAGAATCTCTGCTGGAAGGCCAT ATATTTGGTCGCAACTTGTTCTGGTATGCTGCAGTTTTTGGTACTATAACAGCTATTAGCCGTGCTATGGTGACAGATGAACTTCTTGTCCTCGACCCTCAGGGGATGATGTCACTTGTTGTCCAACATACACATTATATGCCTAAGCGATGGCGGGGAAAAGAGAATACTGAGGCTGTGAGGATGGAGTTTGAAACCCTATTTCAG TACACAGGAATGATGCTGCTAGAGGAGATGGCTTCGATCTTTCTCACACCATACTTACTTCTATTTGTTGTCCCAaag CGGGTCGATGATGTTTTGCAGTTCATTGTAGATTTCACCGTGGATGTAGAAGGTGTTGGTCATGTTTGCAG CTTTCGCACTAGCTACCCTTCTTGGGAACCAAATACTCCGGGCAAGCTCTTCCTTTTTGCTCTTGAGAGATTCAGAGAGCAACAATTGCAAGCGCAGGCACTGAGACCAGCATATGTCACTTCTAGATTTCAGCAATTCAGCCCAAACTACCGAGTTTTAAGCGATAGAAATAGCTACTTGTCAAGAGAAATACCTGTCAACTATTTAGGAACTGGTTATCAGTTAAATTCAATGTTGCCAATGGATGGTGAGCAAAGGGACTACCCATATATACTGGACTGGTTTTACACCTCACAGCCCCAGCAGTCCAATGATTTAAGAGAGGTTTCATCAAGTTCTTCAGGCATTGCTGAGGAATGCAATAACGACTTATGGACTTCGCCTCGCCTGACACAAAACGAAGTAACATACGATGAAAATTGGAGACACCTTCTTGAGGATAGAGCACGCAGTCACCTTGAAGCTTCAACATCAGCTCCTCTCTTTAAGGAAAGTGTGCTGCAACATCACGAGTTGAACAATGTTGCACACCCTACCACTAGCCACTGGTGGGCGCGAAGTCGGCCACAAGGTGCAGATCCGCAGACTAGTTTTATGGAGCCCCCAAATTTCAACCGTGAAACAAGTCATTACCACGATAATCTCTCCGATAGAAGTTTAGAGGAACAGGAACACTTGGACTGGAGAAACTCAAGTAGGTTGTCTCGAACTTTCTTAATGGATGACGATGGAGGGAATTTCAATCTTCCATTTGATGATATTTATACAAGGCATTCTCAAAGCTCCCGAGAGAATTTGGATCCTGCAGATATTGTCTGA